In Equus quagga isolate Etosha38 chromosome 14, UCLA_HA_Equagga_1.0, whole genome shotgun sequence, one DNA window encodes the following:
- the PCSK4 gene encoding proprotein convertase subtilisin/kexin type 4 isoform X1, protein MWPTGTALWLRLALALGLALVGPLAVGWASARAPIYVSSWAVRVSQGYQEAERLARKFGFVNLGQIFSDGEYFHLRHRGVVQQSLSPHWGHRLWLKKDPKVQWFQQQTLRRRVKRSLVMPTDPWFPRQWYMNNEVQPDLNIQQVWGQGLSGQGIVVSVLDDGIEKDHPDLWANYDPLASYDFNDYDPDPQPRYTPSNENRHGTRCAGEVAAMANNRFCGTGVAYNARIGGVRMLDGTITDVIEAQSLSLQPQHIHIYSASWGPEDDGRTVDGPGVLTREAFRRGVTQGRGGRGTLFVWASGNGGLHYDNCNCDGYTNSIHTLSVGSATRRGRVPWYSEACASTLTTTYSSGAAPDPQIVTTDLHHQCTDKHTGTSASAPLAAGIIALALEANPFLTWRDMQHLVVRASRPAQLQAEDWTTNGVGRQVSHHYGYGLLDAGQLVDMARTWLPTRPQQKCAIQIVHTSTPAGGALTHHTAPSPILPLLRVGKNVSACAGLANHIRSLEHVQVQLSLSYSRRGDLEISLTSPMGTRSTLVAIRPLDVSSQGYNNWIFMSTHFWDEDPQGLWILGLQNKGYYFNTGMLYHYTLLLYGTTEDMMARAPSPQVTSSACVQRDPEGLCQECHSPAYLLGHLCVADCPPRYFHHTRQAVTAGPGRPATPALRVCSACHPSCDTCRGGSPLDCTACPPRSVLDELRGSCSRPTPLTAPSPAPPAPPAPQALPPPAPNAPIAPTAAAAWLRPWCWPCWPWPAGGPSSAASSPQTAPRPV, encoded by the exons atGTGGCCCACCGGGACAGCTCTCTGGCTGCGCCTGGCCttggccctgggcctggccctcgTTGGCCCCCTGGCTGTGGGGTGGGCTTCGGCCCGGGCCCCCATCTATGTCAGCAGCTGGGCCGTGCGGGTGTCCCAGGGTTACCAGGAGGCCGAGCGCCTGGCGCGCAAATTCGGCTTCGTTAacctggggcag ATCTTCTCGGACGGGGAATACTTCCACCTGCGGCACCGGGGCGTGGTCCAGCAGTCCCTGAGCCCCCACTGGGGCCACCGCCTGTGGCTGAAGAAAGACCCCAAG GTGCAGTGGTTCCAGCAGCAGACCCTGCGGCGGCGGGTAAAACGCTCCTTGGTGATGCCCACAGACCCCTGGTTCCCACGGCAGTGGTACATG AACAACGAGGTGCAGCCGGACCTGAACATCCAGCAGGTCTGGGGCCAGGGACTGTCGGGCCAGGGCATCGTAGTGTCTGTCTTGGACGACGGCATCGAGAAGGACCACCCAGACCTATGGGCCAACTAC gacCCCCTGGCCAGCTACGACTTCAACGACTACGACCCAGACCCCCAGCCGCGATACACACCCAGTAATGAGAACCG GCACGGGACCCGCTGTGCTGGGGAGGTGGCCGCGATGGCCAACAACAGGTTCTGCGGCACCGGAGTGGCCTACAACGCCCGAATCGGAG GCGTGCGCATGCTGGACGGCACCATCACCGACGTCATCGAGGCCCAGTCGCTGAGCCTGCAGCCGCAGCACATCCACATCTACAGCGCCAGCTGGGGCCCCGAGGACGACGGGCGCACGGTGGACGGCCCCGGCGTGCTCACCCGCGAGGCCTTCCGGCGCGGCGTGACCCAG GGCCGCGGCGGGCGGGGCACGCTCTTCGTCTGGGCGTCGGGCAACGGCGGACTGCACTACGACAACTGCAACTGCGACGGCTACACCAACAGCATCCACACGCTCTCGGTGGGCAGCGCCACCCGGCGCGGCCGCGTGCCCTGGTACAGCGAGGCCTGCGCCTCCACGCTCACCACCACCTACAGCAGCGGCGCGGCTCCGGACCCGCAGATC gtcACCACGGACCTGCACCACCAGTGCACGGACAAGCACACGGGCACCTCGGCCTCAGCGCCGCTGGCCGCGGGCATAATCGCCCTGGCTCTGGAGGCCAA CCCGTTCCTGACCTGGAGGGACATGCAGCACCTCGTGGTCCGTGCATCCAGGCCAGCACAACTCCAGGCCGAGGACTGGACGACCAATGGCGTGGGGCGCCAAG TGAGCCACCACTATGGCTACGGGCTGCTGGACGCCGGGCAGCTGGTGGACATGGCCCGCACGTGGCTGCCCACAAGGCCCCAGCAGAAGTGCGCCATCCAGATCGTGCACACATCCAC GCCAGCAGGAGGGGCCCTCACCCACCacactgcccccagccccatcctGCCGCTGCTGCGCGTGGGGAAGAACGTGTCGGCCTGCGCCGGCCTCGCCAACCACATTCGCTCGCTGGAGCACGTGCAGGTGCAGCTGTCGCTGTCCTACAGCCGCCGTGGGGACCTGGAGATCTCGCTCACCAGCCCCATGGGCACCCGCTCCACACTCGTGGCCATCAG ACCCTTGGATGTCAGCAGCCAAGGCTACAACAACTGGATCTTCATGTCCACCCACTTCTGGGACGAGGACCCACAAGGCTTGTGGATCCTGGGCCTGCAAAACAAGGGCTACTATTTCAACACGG GGATGCTGTACCACTACACGCTGCTGCTGTACGGGACCACCGAGGACATGATGGCgcgggcccccagcccccaggtgaCCAGCAGCGCGTGCGTGCAGCGGGACCCGGAGGGGCTGTGCCAGG AATGCCACAGCCCCGCCTACCTCCTGGGCCACCTCTGCGTCGCCGACTGCCCTCCACGCTACTTCCACCACACGCGGCAGGCAGTGACCGCCGGGCCCGGGCGCCCCGCCACGCCCGCCTTGCGCGTCTGCTCCGCCTGCCACCCGAGCTGCGACACGTGCCGCGGCGGTTCCCCGCTCGACTGCACCGCCTGCCCCCCGCGCTCCGTGCTGGACGAGCTTCGGGGCTCCTGCTCGCGGCCCACGCCCCTGACGGCCCCGtcccccgcgccccccgcgccccccgcgccccAAGCCctgccgccccccgcccccaacgcCCCCATCGCCCCCACCGCTGCCGCCGCCTGGCTCAGGCCCTGGTGCTGGCCCTGCTGGCCGTGGCCTGCTGGAGGCCCCTCCTCCGCGGCGTCCTCCCCGCAGACTGCCCCCCGCCCTGTGTGA
- the PCSK4 gene encoding proprotein convertase subtilisin/kexin type 4 isoform X3: MPTDPWFPRQWYMNNEVQPDLNIQQVWGQGLSGQGIVVSVLDDGIEKDHPDLWANYDPLASYDFNDYDPDPQPRYTPSNENRHGTRCAGEVAAMANNRFCGTGVAYNARIGGVRMLDGTITDVIEAQSLSLQPQHIHIYSASWGPEDDGRTVDGPGVLTREAFRRGVTQGRGGRGTLFVWASGNGGLHYDNCNCDGYTNSIHTLSVGSATRRGRVPWYSEACASTLTTTYSSGAAPDPQIVTTDLHHQCTDKHTGTSASAPLAAGIIALALEANPFLTWRDMQHLVVRASRPAQLQAEDWTTNGVGRQVSHHYGYGLLDAGQLVDMARTWLPTRPQQKCAIQIVHTSTPAGGALTHHTAPSPILPLLRVGKNVSACAGLANHIRSLEHVQVQLSLSYSRRGDLEISLTSPMGTRSTLVAIRPLDVSSQGYNNWIFMSTHFWDEDPQGLWILGLQNKGYYFNTGMLYHYTLLLYGTTEDMMARAPSPQVTSSACVQRDPEGLCQECHSPAYLLGHLCVADCPPRYFHHTRQAVTAGPGRPATPALRVCSACHPSCDTCRGGSPLDCTACPPRSVLDELRGSCSRPTPLTAPSPAPPAPPAPQALPPPAPNAPIAPTAAAAWLRPWCWPCWPWPAGGPSSAASSPQTAPRPV, encoded by the exons ATGCCCACAGACCCCTGGTTCCCACGGCAGTGGTACATG AACAACGAGGTGCAGCCGGACCTGAACATCCAGCAGGTCTGGGGCCAGGGACTGTCGGGCCAGGGCATCGTAGTGTCTGTCTTGGACGACGGCATCGAGAAGGACCACCCAGACCTATGGGCCAACTAC gacCCCCTGGCCAGCTACGACTTCAACGACTACGACCCAGACCCCCAGCCGCGATACACACCCAGTAATGAGAACCG GCACGGGACCCGCTGTGCTGGGGAGGTGGCCGCGATGGCCAACAACAGGTTCTGCGGCACCGGAGTGGCCTACAACGCCCGAATCGGAG GCGTGCGCATGCTGGACGGCACCATCACCGACGTCATCGAGGCCCAGTCGCTGAGCCTGCAGCCGCAGCACATCCACATCTACAGCGCCAGCTGGGGCCCCGAGGACGACGGGCGCACGGTGGACGGCCCCGGCGTGCTCACCCGCGAGGCCTTCCGGCGCGGCGTGACCCAG GGCCGCGGCGGGCGGGGCACGCTCTTCGTCTGGGCGTCGGGCAACGGCGGACTGCACTACGACAACTGCAACTGCGACGGCTACACCAACAGCATCCACACGCTCTCGGTGGGCAGCGCCACCCGGCGCGGCCGCGTGCCCTGGTACAGCGAGGCCTGCGCCTCCACGCTCACCACCACCTACAGCAGCGGCGCGGCTCCGGACCCGCAGATC gtcACCACGGACCTGCACCACCAGTGCACGGACAAGCACACGGGCACCTCGGCCTCAGCGCCGCTGGCCGCGGGCATAATCGCCCTGGCTCTGGAGGCCAA CCCGTTCCTGACCTGGAGGGACATGCAGCACCTCGTGGTCCGTGCATCCAGGCCAGCACAACTCCAGGCCGAGGACTGGACGACCAATGGCGTGGGGCGCCAAG TGAGCCACCACTATGGCTACGGGCTGCTGGACGCCGGGCAGCTGGTGGACATGGCCCGCACGTGGCTGCCCACAAGGCCCCAGCAGAAGTGCGCCATCCAGATCGTGCACACATCCAC GCCAGCAGGAGGGGCCCTCACCCACCacactgcccccagccccatcctGCCGCTGCTGCGCGTGGGGAAGAACGTGTCGGCCTGCGCCGGCCTCGCCAACCACATTCGCTCGCTGGAGCACGTGCAGGTGCAGCTGTCGCTGTCCTACAGCCGCCGTGGGGACCTGGAGATCTCGCTCACCAGCCCCATGGGCACCCGCTCCACACTCGTGGCCATCAG ACCCTTGGATGTCAGCAGCCAAGGCTACAACAACTGGATCTTCATGTCCACCCACTTCTGGGACGAGGACCCACAAGGCTTGTGGATCCTGGGCCTGCAAAACAAGGGCTACTATTTCAACACGG GGATGCTGTACCACTACACGCTGCTGCTGTACGGGACCACCGAGGACATGATGGCgcgggcccccagcccccaggtgaCCAGCAGCGCGTGCGTGCAGCGGGACCCGGAGGGGCTGTGCCAGG AATGCCACAGCCCCGCCTACCTCCTGGGCCACCTCTGCGTCGCCGACTGCCCTCCACGCTACTTCCACCACACGCGGCAGGCAGTGACCGCCGGGCCCGGGCGCCCCGCCACGCCCGCCTTGCGCGTCTGCTCCGCCTGCCACCCGAGCTGCGACACGTGCCGCGGCGGTTCCCCGCTCGACTGCACCGCCTGCCCCCCGCGCTCCGTGCTGGACGAGCTTCGGGGCTCCTGCTCGCGGCCCACGCCCCTGACGGCCCCGtcccccgcgccccccgcgccccccgcgccccAAGCCctgccgccccccgcccccaacgcCCCCATCGCCCCCACCGCTGCCGCCGCCTGGCTCAGGCCCTGGTGCTGGCCCTGCTGGCCGTGGCCTGCTGGAGGCCCCTCCTCCGCGGCGTCCTCCCCGCAGACTGCCCCCCGCCCTGTGTGA
- the PCSK4 gene encoding proprotein convertase subtilisin/kexin type 4 isoform X2, whose protein sequence is MWPTGTALWLRLALALGLALVGPLAVGWASARAPIYVSSWAVRVSQGYQEAERLARKFGFVNLGQIFSDGEYFHLRHRGVVQQSLSPHWGHRLWLKKDPKVQWFQQQTLRRRVKRSLVMPTDPWFPRQWYMNNEVQPDLNIQQVWGQGLSGQGIVVSVLDDGIEKDHPDLWANYDPLASYDFNDYDPDPQPRYTPSNENRHGTRCAGEVAAMANNRFCGTGVAYNARIGGVRMLDGTITDVIEAQSLSLQPQHIHIYSASWGPEDDGRTVDGPGVLTREAFRRGVTQGRGGRGTLFVWASGNGGLHYDNCNCDGYTNSIHTLSVGSATRRGRVPWYSEACASTLTTTYSSGAAPDPQIVTTDLHHQCTDKHTGTSASAPLAAGIIALALEANPFLTWRDMQHLVVRASRPAQLQAEDWTTNGVGRQVSHHYGYGLLDAGQLVDMARTWLPTRPQQKCAIQIVHTSTPILPLLRVGKNVSACAGLANHIRSLEHVQVQLSLSYSRRGDLEISLTSPMGTRSTLVAIRPLDVSSQGYNNWIFMSTHFWDEDPQGLWILGLQNKGYYFNTGMLYHYTLLLYGTTEDMMARAPSPQVTSSACVQRDPEGLCQECHSPAYLLGHLCVADCPPRYFHHTRQAVTAGPGRPATPALRVCSACHPSCDTCRGGSPLDCTACPPRSVLDELRGSCSRPTPLTAPSPAPPAPPAPQALPPPAPNAPIAPTAAAAWLRPWCWPCWPWPAGGPSSAASSPQTAPRPV, encoded by the exons atGTGGCCCACCGGGACAGCTCTCTGGCTGCGCCTGGCCttggccctgggcctggccctcgTTGGCCCCCTGGCTGTGGGGTGGGCTTCGGCCCGGGCCCCCATCTATGTCAGCAGCTGGGCCGTGCGGGTGTCCCAGGGTTACCAGGAGGCCGAGCGCCTGGCGCGCAAATTCGGCTTCGTTAacctggggcag ATCTTCTCGGACGGGGAATACTTCCACCTGCGGCACCGGGGCGTGGTCCAGCAGTCCCTGAGCCCCCACTGGGGCCACCGCCTGTGGCTGAAGAAAGACCCCAAG GTGCAGTGGTTCCAGCAGCAGACCCTGCGGCGGCGGGTAAAACGCTCCTTGGTGATGCCCACAGACCCCTGGTTCCCACGGCAGTGGTACATG AACAACGAGGTGCAGCCGGACCTGAACATCCAGCAGGTCTGGGGCCAGGGACTGTCGGGCCAGGGCATCGTAGTGTCTGTCTTGGACGACGGCATCGAGAAGGACCACCCAGACCTATGGGCCAACTAC gacCCCCTGGCCAGCTACGACTTCAACGACTACGACCCAGACCCCCAGCCGCGATACACACCCAGTAATGAGAACCG GCACGGGACCCGCTGTGCTGGGGAGGTGGCCGCGATGGCCAACAACAGGTTCTGCGGCACCGGAGTGGCCTACAACGCCCGAATCGGAG GCGTGCGCATGCTGGACGGCACCATCACCGACGTCATCGAGGCCCAGTCGCTGAGCCTGCAGCCGCAGCACATCCACATCTACAGCGCCAGCTGGGGCCCCGAGGACGACGGGCGCACGGTGGACGGCCCCGGCGTGCTCACCCGCGAGGCCTTCCGGCGCGGCGTGACCCAG GGCCGCGGCGGGCGGGGCACGCTCTTCGTCTGGGCGTCGGGCAACGGCGGACTGCACTACGACAACTGCAACTGCGACGGCTACACCAACAGCATCCACACGCTCTCGGTGGGCAGCGCCACCCGGCGCGGCCGCGTGCCCTGGTACAGCGAGGCCTGCGCCTCCACGCTCACCACCACCTACAGCAGCGGCGCGGCTCCGGACCCGCAGATC gtcACCACGGACCTGCACCACCAGTGCACGGACAAGCACACGGGCACCTCGGCCTCAGCGCCGCTGGCCGCGGGCATAATCGCCCTGGCTCTGGAGGCCAA CCCGTTCCTGACCTGGAGGGACATGCAGCACCTCGTGGTCCGTGCATCCAGGCCAGCACAACTCCAGGCCGAGGACTGGACGACCAATGGCGTGGGGCGCCAAG TGAGCCACCACTATGGCTACGGGCTGCTGGACGCCGGGCAGCTGGTGGACATGGCCCGCACGTGGCTGCCCACAAGGCCCCAGCAGAAGTGCGCCATCCAGATCGTGCACACATCCAC ccccatcctGCCGCTGCTGCGCGTGGGGAAGAACGTGTCGGCCTGCGCCGGCCTCGCCAACCACATTCGCTCGCTGGAGCACGTGCAGGTGCAGCTGTCGCTGTCCTACAGCCGCCGTGGGGACCTGGAGATCTCGCTCACCAGCCCCATGGGCACCCGCTCCACACTCGTGGCCATCAG ACCCTTGGATGTCAGCAGCCAAGGCTACAACAACTGGATCTTCATGTCCACCCACTTCTGGGACGAGGACCCACAAGGCTTGTGGATCCTGGGCCTGCAAAACAAGGGCTACTATTTCAACACGG GGATGCTGTACCACTACACGCTGCTGCTGTACGGGACCACCGAGGACATGATGGCgcgggcccccagcccccaggtgaCCAGCAGCGCGTGCGTGCAGCGGGACCCGGAGGGGCTGTGCCAGG AATGCCACAGCCCCGCCTACCTCCTGGGCCACCTCTGCGTCGCCGACTGCCCTCCACGCTACTTCCACCACACGCGGCAGGCAGTGACCGCCGGGCCCGGGCGCCCCGCCACGCCCGCCTTGCGCGTCTGCTCCGCCTGCCACCCGAGCTGCGACACGTGCCGCGGCGGTTCCCCGCTCGACTGCACCGCCTGCCCCCCGCGCTCCGTGCTGGACGAGCTTCGGGGCTCCTGCTCGCGGCCCACGCCCCTGACGGCCCCGtcccccgcgccccccgcgccccccgcgccccAAGCCctgccgccccccgcccccaacgcCCCCATCGCCCCCACCGCTGCCGCCGCCTGGCTCAGGCCCTGGTGCTGGCCCTGCTGGCCGTGGCCTGCTGGAGGCCCCTCCTCCGCGGCGTCCTCCCCGCAGACTGCCCCCCGCCCTGTGTGA
- the PCSK4 gene encoding proprotein convertase subtilisin/kexin type 4 isoform X4 — MWPTGTALWLRLALALGLALVGPLAVGWASARAPIYVSSWAVRVSQGYQEAERLARKFGFVNLGQIFSDGEYFHLRHRGVVQQSLSPHWGHRLWLKKDPKVQWFQQQTLRRRVKRSLVMPTDPWFPRQWYMNNEVQPDLNIQQVWGQGLSGQGIVVSVLDDGIEKDHPDLWANYDPLASYDFNDYDPDPQPRYTPSNENRHGTRCAGEVAAMANNRFCGTGVAYNARIGGVRMLDGTITDVIEAQSLSLQPQHIHIYSASWGPEDDGRTVDGPGVLTREAFRRGVTQGRGGRGTLFVWASGNGGLHYDNCNCDGYTNSIHTLSVGSATRRGRVPWYSEACASTLTTTYSSGAAPDPQIVTTDLHHQCTDKHTGTSASAPLAAGIIALALEANPFLTWRDMQHLVVRASRPAQLQAEDWTTNGVGRQVSHHYGYGLLDAGQLVDMARTWLPTRPQQKCAIQIVHTSTPAGGALTHHTAPSPILPLLRVGKNVSACAGLANHIRSLEHVQVQLSLSYSRRGDLEISLTSPMGTRSTLVAIRPLDVSSQGYNNWIFMSTHFWDEDPQGLWILGLQNKGYYFNTGMLYHYTLLLYGTTEDMMARAPSPQNATAPPTSWATSASPTALHATSTTRGRQ, encoded by the exons atGTGGCCCACCGGGACAGCTCTCTGGCTGCGCCTGGCCttggccctgggcctggccctcgTTGGCCCCCTGGCTGTGGGGTGGGCTTCGGCCCGGGCCCCCATCTATGTCAGCAGCTGGGCCGTGCGGGTGTCCCAGGGTTACCAGGAGGCCGAGCGCCTGGCGCGCAAATTCGGCTTCGTTAacctggggcag ATCTTCTCGGACGGGGAATACTTCCACCTGCGGCACCGGGGCGTGGTCCAGCAGTCCCTGAGCCCCCACTGGGGCCACCGCCTGTGGCTGAAGAAAGACCCCAAG GTGCAGTGGTTCCAGCAGCAGACCCTGCGGCGGCGGGTAAAACGCTCCTTGGTGATGCCCACAGACCCCTGGTTCCCACGGCAGTGGTACATG AACAACGAGGTGCAGCCGGACCTGAACATCCAGCAGGTCTGGGGCCAGGGACTGTCGGGCCAGGGCATCGTAGTGTCTGTCTTGGACGACGGCATCGAGAAGGACCACCCAGACCTATGGGCCAACTAC gacCCCCTGGCCAGCTACGACTTCAACGACTACGACCCAGACCCCCAGCCGCGATACACACCCAGTAATGAGAACCG GCACGGGACCCGCTGTGCTGGGGAGGTGGCCGCGATGGCCAACAACAGGTTCTGCGGCACCGGAGTGGCCTACAACGCCCGAATCGGAG GCGTGCGCATGCTGGACGGCACCATCACCGACGTCATCGAGGCCCAGTCGCTGAGCCTGCAGCCGCAGCACATCCACATCTACAGCGCCAGCTGGGGCCCCGAGGACGACGGGCGCACGGTGGACGGCCCCGGCGTGCTCACCCGCGAGGCCTTCCGGCGCGGCGTGACCCAG GGCCGCGGCGGGCGGGGCACGCTCTTCGTCTGGGCGTCGGGCAACGGCGGACTGCACTACGACAACTGCAACTGCGACGGCTACACCAACAGCATCCACACGCTCTCGGTGGGCAGCGCCACCCGGCGCGGCCGCGTGCCCTGGTACAGCGAGGCCTGCGCCTCCACGCTCACCACCACCTACAGCAGCGGCGCGGCTCCGGACCCGCAGATC gtcACCACGGACCTGCACCACCAGTGCACGGACAAGCACACGGGCACCTCGGCCTCAGCGCCGCTGGCCGCGGGCATAATCGCCCTGGCTCTGGAGGCCAA CCCGTTCCTGACCTGGAGGGACATGCAGCACCTCGTGGTCCGTGCATCCAGGCCAGCACAACTCCAGGCCGAGGACTGGACGACCAATGGCGTGGGGCGCCAAG TGAGCCACCACTATGGCTACGGGCTGCTGGACGCCGGGCAGCTGGTGGACATGGCCCGCACGTGGCTGCCCACAAGGCCCCAGCAGAAGTGCGCCATCCAGATCGTGCACACATCCAC GCCAGCAGGAGGGGCCCTCACCCACCacactgcccccagccccatcctGCCGCTGCTGCGCGTGGGGAAGAACGTGTCGGCCTGCGCCGGCCTCGCCAACCACATTCGCTCGCTGGAGCACGTGCAGGTGCAGCTGTCGCTGTCCTACAGCCGCCGTGGGGACCTGGAGATCTCGCTCACCAGCCCCATGGGCACCCGCTCCACACTCGTGGCCATCAG ACCCTTGGATGTCAGCAGCCAAGGCTACAACAACTGGATCTTCATGTCCACCCACTTCTGGGACGAGGACCCACAAGGCTTGTGGATCCTGGGCCTGCAAAACAAGGGCTACTATTTCAACACGG GGATGCTGTACCACTACACGCTGCTGCTGTACGGGACCACCGAGGACATGATGGCgcgggcccccagcccccag AATGCCACAGCCCCGCCTACCTCCTGGGCCACCTCTGCGTCGCCGACTGCCCTCCACGCTACTTCCACCACACGCGGCAGGCAGTGA
- the C14H19orf25 gene encoding UPF0449 protein C19orf25 homolog, whose amino-acid sequence MGSKAKKRVVLPTRPAPPTVEQILEDVRGAPAADPVFTALALEDPPGPSERAEDGEAGREQLYQQSRAYVATNQRLQRAGDGLKAQCEGLRRAGAELQVDVGHVKQVALRGAAAASLG is encoded by the exons ATGGGCTCCAAGGCTAAGAAGCGCGTGGTGCTGCCCACCCGTCCGGCGCCCCCCACAGTGGAGCAGATCCTGGAGGACGTGCGGGGGGCGCCCGCCGCGGACCCCGTCTTCACCGCCCTGGCCCTGGAAG ACCCCCCAGGCCCCTCCGAGAGGGCTGAGGACGGCGAGGCCGGGCGGGAGCAGCTCTACCAGCAGAGCCGGGCCTACGTGGCCACGAACCAGCGGCTGCAGCGGGCCGGCGACGGGCTGAAGGCGCAGTGCGAGGGCCTGCGGCGGGCGGGCGCGGAGCTGCAGGTGGACGTCGGCCATGTGAAACAGGTGGCGCTGCGGGGGGCTGCGGCCGCCTCCTTGGGCTGA